One stretch of Athene noctua chromosome 27, bAthNoc1.hap1.1, whole genome shotgun sequence DNA includes these proteins:
- the TIMM44 gene encoding mitochondrial import inner membrane translocase subunit TIM44 has protein sequence MAAAAGAGGGRKCVISGIWLISRRYPVPAVHRGTVYRMSRPVLEIHQSRCYSSGGRKGFISGFVENIKQELAKNKEMKESIKKFRDEAKKLEESDALREARRKYKTIESETVKTSEVIKKKLEEITGTVKESLDEVSKSDIGRKIKEGVEEAAKTAKQSAESVTKGGEKLGKTAAFKAISQGVETVKKEIDESVLGQTGPYKRPERLRKRTEFSGERIKEERIFEANEEAMGMVLHKDSKWYQQWKDFKDNNVVFNRFFEMKMKYDESDNAFIRASRAVTDKVTDLIGGLFSKTEMSEVLTEILKVDPSFDKDRFLKQCEYDIIPNVLEAMMSGELDILKDWCYEATYSQLAHPIQQAKAMGLQFHSRILDIDNIDLAMGKMMEQGPVLIITFQAQVVMVIKNQKGEVVEGDPDKVLRMLYVWALCRDQDELNPYAAWRLLDISSSSTEQVL, from the exons atggcggcggcggcgggggccggcgggggccgg AAATGTGTCATCAGTGGCATATGGCTTATATCCAGAAGATACCCAGTTCCTGCAGTCCACAGGGGTACAGTGTATAGAATGAGCAGGCCTGTTTTAGAGATCCATCAG TCTAGATGCTATTCTTCTGGAGGAAGAAAGGGTTTTATATCAGGTTTTGTGGAGAACATCAAACAGGAATTAGCAAAAAACAAGGAGATgaaagaaagtattaaaaaattcCGAGATGAAGCCAAAAAGCTAGAAGAATCTGATGCGCTTCGAGAAGCAAGGAGGAAATAT aaaaccatTGAATCTGAAACAGTGAAGACCTCAGAAGTGATTAAAAAGAAACTTGAAGAAATAACTGGTACAGTTAAAGAG agtCTGGATGAAGTAAGTAAGAGTGATATTGGCCGAAAGATAAAGGAAGGtgtggaagaagcagcaaaaacaGCAAAGCAGTCTGCAGAGTCAGTGacaaaaggaggagagaaattaGGCAAGACGGCTGCCTTCAAAGCTATTTCTCAG GGTGTAGAAACCGTTAAGAAGGAAATAGATGAAAGTGTTTTAGGGCAGACTGGTCCTTACAAACGTCCGGAGCGACTACGAAAAAGAACAGAATTCTCAGGCGAGAGGATTAAAGAGGAGCGAATATTTGAAGCTAATGA GGAGGCCATGGGTATGGTGCTGCATAAAGACTCAAAATGGTATCAGCAGTGGAAAGATTTCAAGGACAACAATGTGGTCTTCAATA GgttctttgaaatgaaaatgaagtatGATGAAAGTGATAATGCATTCATTCGAGCTTCCAGAGCTGTCACAGACAAAGTCACTGACTTAATAG GAGGATTGTTCTCGAAGACAGAAATGTCTGAAGTTTTGACAGAGATACTCAAAGTGGATCCATCCTTCGACAAAGATCGGTTTTTAAAGCAATGCGAGTATGATATAATCCCCAATGTCTTGGAG GCGATGATGTCTGGAGAGCTTGATATCCTCAAAGACTGGTGCTATGAAGCG ACTTACAGTCAGCTTGCTCATCCAATCCAGCAAGCCAAAGCCATGGGTCTCCAGTTCCACTCCAGGATTCTTGACATTGACAACATTGAT CTGGCTATggggaagatgatggagcaggGACCAGTATTAATCATCACTTTTCAGGCTCAGGTCGTGATGGTAATTAAGAACCAGAAAGGGGAGGTGGTGGAAGGTGATCCG
- the LOC141971087 gene encoding heterogeneous nuclear ribonucleoprotein M-like isoform X2, translating into MEESMKKAAEVLNKHSLGGRPLKVKEDPDGEHARRAMQKVMAAAGGMGIGPGPGGPGMINIPPSILNNPNIPNEIIHALQAGRLGSTVFVANLDYKVGWKKLKEVFSMAGVVVRADILEDKDGKSRGIGTVTFEQAIEAVQAISMFNGQLLFDRPMHVKMDERAFPKGDFFPPERPQQLPRMGMEGMGFGMNKMGGMEGPFGGMENIGRFPAGMNMGRMSEMDRAMGGGFEREFGRNEMGMSRSFGETLERGIGGGNASIPGIERMAPGIDRMGSGIERIPSGMGHGMERVGSEIDRMGLVLDRMSSNVERMGSGIDRMAPLGIDHIAPNIERMGPAIERMGSGIERMGSGIGFGIERMGAAIDRVGTTMDRMGSGVERMGSGMDRMGIGMERMVPAGMGTGMGQVIERMPAGLDRIGATPMERIGIDRMGAASMERMGLERIGATNMERMGPAMGQGMGAGIDRMGLAMGSNFERTMDMERGNFAGNFAGSLGGTGGPAAGVARKACQIFVRNLPFDFTWKMLKDKFNECGHVLYADIKMENGKSKGCGVVRFESPEVAERACRMMNGIQLRGREIDVRIDRNA; encoded by the exons GATCCTGATGGTGAGCACGCCAGGAGAGCGATGCAGAAGGTCATGGCAGCAGCTGGTGGAATGGGTATTGGTCCAGGCCCTGGCGGCCCCGGCATGATCAATATCCCGCCCAGTATACTCAACAATCCCAACATACCCAATGAGATCATTCATGCCCTACAGGCAGGGAGACTGGGAAGCACTGTCTTTGTTGCAAAT TTGGATTACAAGGTTGGTtggaagaaactgaaagaagTGTTCAGCATGGCCGGTGTTGTGGTTCGGGCAGACATACTAGAAGATAAAGATGGCAAAAGTCGTGGGATCGGCACTGTCACTTTTGAGCAAGCTATAGAGGCTGTTCAGGCTATAT CAATGTTTAATGGGCAGCTGCTGTTTGACAGACCGATGCATGTAAAAATG GATGAACGAGCCTTTCCCAAAGGAGACTTCTTTCCTCCAGAGCGACCTCAACAACTTCCTC GAATGGGAATGGAAGGCATGGGCTTTGGAATGAATAAAATGGGAG gaATGGAAGGTCCTTTTGGTGGCATGGAAAACATTGGTCGCTTCCCAGCTGGAATGAACATGGGCAGAATGAGTG AGATGGATCGTGCCATGGGTGGAGGATTTGAAAGAGAGTTTGGAAGAAATGAAATGGGAATGTCTCGTAGTTTTGGAGAGACCTTGGAGAGAGGAATAG GTGGTGGAAATGCCAGCATTCCTGGGATTGAGAGGATGGCACCTGGCATTGATCGTATGGGCTCGGGAATAGAAAGAATTCCTTCCGGGATGGGGCATGGGATGGAGAGAGTAGGGTCAGAGATAGACAGGATGGGTCTTGTTTTGGATCGCATGAGCTCCAACGTGGAGCGAATGGGTTCAGGCATTGACCGAATGGCCCCTCTGGGCATAGATCATATTGCTCCTAACATTGAGAGGATGGGCCCAGCTATTGAGAGGATGGGTTCTGGCATAGAAAGAATGGGCTCTGGAATAGGCTTTGGTATCGAGAGGATGGGTGCTGCCATCGACCGCGTTGGCACCACGATGGACAGGATGGGATCAGGTGTAGAACGTATGGGTTCTGGCATGGATAGAATGGGCATAGGCATGGAGCGTATGGTCCCTGCTGGAATGGGAACTGGAATGGGGCAGGTGATCGAGAGAATGCCAGCTGGTTTGGATCGCATAGGTGCCACTCCCATGGAAAGAATAGGAATAGATCGTATGGGTGCTGCTAGCATGGAGAGAATGGGCTTGGAGCGCATTGGAGCCACTAATATGGAAAGAATGGGTCCTGCTATGGGGCAGGGCATGGGAGCAGGCATAGATCGAATGGGACTTGCAATGGGAAGCAATTTTGAAAGAACAATGGACATGGAACGTGGAAACTTTGCAGGCAATTTTGCAGGCTCCCTTGGAGGAACtggaggacctgcagctggggtggCCAGAAAAGCCTGTCAGATATTTGTGAGAAAT CTGCCTTTTGATTTTACATGGAAAATGCTGAAAGATAAATTTAATGAATGTG gtcATGTGCTGTATGCTGATATCAAGATGGAGAATGGGAAGTCTAAAGGATGTGGTGTGGTTAGATTTGAGTCCCCAGAAGTAGCTGAGCGGGCCTGCCGTATGATGAATGGGATACAGCTCCGTGGGAGGGAGATTGACGTGCGAATTGATAGAAATGCTTAA
- the LOC141971087 gene encoding heterogeneous nuclear ribonucleoprotein M-like isoform X3 gives MEESMKKAAEVLNKHSLGGRPLKVKEVRRASVLSDPDGEHARRAMQKVMAAAGGMGIGPGPGGPGMINIPPSILNNPNIPNEIIHALQAGRLGSTVFVANLDYKVGWKKLKEVFSMAGVVVRADILEDKDGKSRGIGTVTFEQAIEAVQAISMFNGQLLFDRPMHVKMDERAFPKGDFFPPERPQQLPHGLGGIGMGLGPGGQPIDANHLNKGMGMGNMGPGGMGMEGMGFGMNKMGGMEGPFGGMENIGRFPAGMNMGRMSEMDRAMGGGFEREFGRNEMGMSRSFGETLERGIGGGNASIPGIERMAPGIDRMGSGIERIPSGMGHGMERVGSEIDRMGLVLDRMSSNVERMGSGIDRMAPLGIDHIAPNIERMGPAIERMGSGIERMGSGIGFGIERMGAAIDRVGTTMDRMGSGVERMGSGMDRMGIGMERMVPAGMGTGMGQVIERMPAGLDRIGATPMERIGIDRMGAASMERMGLERIGATNMERMGPAMGQGMGAGIDRMGLAMGSNFERTMDMERGNFAGNFAGSLGGTGGPAAGVARKACQIFVRNLPFDFTWKMLKDKFNECGHVLYADIKMENGKSKGCGVVRFESPEVAERACRMMNGIQLRGREIDVRIDRNA, from the exons GATCCTGATGGTGAGCACGCCAGGAGAGCGATGCAGAAGGTCATGGCAGCAGCTGGTGGAATGGGTATTGGTCCAGGCCCTGGCGGCCCCGGCATGATCAATATCCCGCCCAGTATACTCAACAATCCCAACATACCCAATGAGATCATTCATGCCCTACAGGCAGGGAGACTGGGAAGCACTGTCTTTGTTGCAAAT TTGGATTACAAGGTTGGTtggaagaaactgaaagaagTGTTCAGCATGGCCGGTGTTGTGGTTCGGGCAGACATACTAGAAGATAAAGATGGCAAAAGTCGTGGGATCGGCACTGTCACTTTTGAGCAAGCTATAGAGGCTGTTCAGGCTATAT CAATGTTTAATGGGCAGCTGCTGTTTGACAGACCGATGCATGTAAAAATG GATGAACGAGCCTTTCCCAAAGGAGACTTCTTTCCTCCAGAGCGACCTCAACAACTTCCTC ATGGTCTTGGTGGTATTGGCATGGGATTAGGACCTGGAGGTCAACCTATTGATGCAAATCATTTAAACAAAGGCATGGGAATGGGCAACATGGGACCTGGAG GAATGGGAATGGAAGGCATGGGCTTTGGAATGAATAAAATGGGAG gaATGGAAGGTCCTTTTGGTGGCATGGAAAACATTGGTCGCTTCCCAGCTGGAATGAACATGGGCAGAATGAGTG AGATGGATCGTGCCATGGGTGGAGGATTTGAAAGAGAGTTTGGAAGAAATGAAATGGGAATGTCTCGTAGTTTTGGAGAGACCTTGGAGAGAGGAATAG GTGGTGGAAATGCCAGCATTCCTGGGATTGAGAGGATGGCACCTGGCATTGATCGTATGGGCTCGGGAATAGAAAGAATTCCTTCCGGGATGGGGCATGGGATGGAGAGAGTAGGGTCAGAGATAGACAGGATGGGTCTTGTTTTGGATCGCATGAGCTCCAACGTGGAGCGAATGGGTTCAGGCATTGACCGAATGGCCCCTCTGGGCATAGATCATATTGCTCCTAACATTGAGAGGATGGGCCCAGCTATTGAGAGGATGGGTTCTGGCATAGAAAGAATGGGCTCTGGAATAGGCTTTGGTATCGAGAGGATGGGTGCTGCCATCGACCGCGTTGGCACCACGATGGACAGGATGGGATCAGGTGTAGAACGTATGGGTTCTGGCATGGATAGAATGGGCATAGGCATGGAGCGTATGGTCCCTGCTGGAATGGGAACTGGAATGGGGCAGGTGATCGAGAGAATGCCAGCTGGTTTGGATCGCATAGGTGCCACTCCCATGGAAAGAATAGGAATAGATCGTATGGGTGCTGCTAGCATGGAGAGAATGGGCTTGGAGCGCATTGGAGCCACTAATATGGAAAGAATGGGTCCTGCTATGGGGCAGGGCATGGGAGCAGGCATAGATCGAATGGGACTTGCAATGGGAAGCAATTTTGAAAGAACAATGGACATGGAACGTGGAAACTTTGCAGGCAATTTTGCAGGCTCCCTTGGAGGAACtggaggacctgcagctggggtggCCAGAAAAGCCTGTCAGATATTTGTGAGAAAT CTGCCTTTTGATTTTACATGGAAAATGCTGAAAGATAAATTTAATGAATGTG gtcATGTGCTGTATGCTGATATCAAGATGGAGAATGGGAAGTCTAAAGGATGTGGTGTGGTTAGATTTGAGTCCCCAGAAGTAGCTGAGCGGGCCTGCCGTATGATGAATGGGATACAGCTCCGTGGGAGGGAGATTGACGTGCGAATTGATAGAAATGCTTAA
- the LOC141971087 gene encoding heterogeneous nuclear ribonucleoprotein M-like isoform X1, with product MEESMKKAAEVLNKHSLGGRPLKVKEDPDGEHARRAMQKVMAAAGGMGIGPGPGGPGMINIPPSILNNPNIPNEIIHALQAGRLGSTVFVANLDYKVGWKKLKEVFSMAGVVVRADILEDKDGKSRGIGTVTFEQAIEAVQAISMFNGQLLFDRPMHVKMDERAFPKGDFFPPERPQQLPHGLGGIGMGLGPGGQPIDANHLNKGMGMGNMGPGGMGMEGMGFGMNKMGGMEGPFGGMENIGRFPAGMNMGRMSEMDRAMGGGFEREFGRNEMGMSRSFGETLERGIGGGNASIPGIERMAPGIDRMGSGIERIPSGMGHGMERVGSEIDRMGLVLDRMSSNVERMGSGIDRMAPLGIDHIAPNIERMGPAIERMGSGIERMGSGIGFGIERMGAAIDRVGTTMDRMGSGVERMGSGMDRMGIGMERMVPAGMGTGMGQVIERMPAGLDRIGATPMERIGIDRMGAASMERMGLERIGATNMERMGPAMGQGMGAGIDRMGLAMGSNFERTMDMERGNFAGNFAGSLGGTGGPAAGVARKACQIFVRNLPFDFTWKMLKDKFNECGHVLYADIKMENGKSKGCGVVRFESPEVAERACRMMNGIQLRGREIDVRIDRNA from the exons GATCCTGATGGTGAGCACGCCAGGAGAGCGATGCAGAAGGTCATGGCAGCAGCTGGTGGAATGGGTATTGGTCCAGGCCCTGGCGGCCCCGGCATGATCAATATCCCGCCCAGTATACTCAACAATCCCAACATACCCAATGAGATCATTCATGCCCTACAGGCAGGGAGACTGGGAAGCACTGTCTTTGTTGCAAAT TTGGATTACAAGGTTGGTtggaagaaactgaaagaagTGTTCAGCATGGCCGGTGTTGTGGTTCGGGCAGACATACTAGAAGATAAAGATGGCAAAAGTCGTGGGATCGGCACTGTCACTTTTGAGCAAGCTATAGAGGCTGTTCAGGCTATAT CAATGTTTAATGGGCAGCTGCTGTTTGACAGACCGATGCATGTAAAAATG GATGAACGAGCCTTTCCCAAAGGAGACTTCTTTCCTCCAGAGCGACCTCAACAACTTCCTC ATGGTCTTGGTGGTATTGGCATGGGATTAGGACCTGGAGGTCAACCTATTGATGCAAATCATTTAAACAAAGGCATGGGAATGGGCAACATGGGACCTGGAG GAATGGGAATGGAAGGCATGGGCTTTGGAATGAATAAAATGGGAG gaATGGAAGGTCCTTTTGGTGGCATGGAAAACATTGGTCGCTTCCCAGCTGGAATGAACATGGGCAGAATGAGTG AGATGGATCGTGCCATGGGTGGAGGATTTGAAAGAGAGTTTGGAAGAAATGAAATGGGAATGTCTCGTAGTTTTGGAGAGACCTTGGAGAGAGGAATAG GTGGTGGAAATGCCAGCATTCCTGGGATTGAGAGGATGGCACCTGGCATTGATCGTATGGGCTCGGGAATAGAAAGAATTCCTTCCGGGATGGGGCATGGGATGGAGAGAGTAGGGTCAGAGATAGACAGGATGGGTCTTGTTTTGGATCGCATGAGCTCCAACGTGGAGCGAATGGGTTCAGGCATTGACCGAATGGCCCCTCTGGGCATAGATCATATTGCTCCTAACATTGAGAGGATGGGCCCAGCTATTGAGAGGATGGGTTCTGGCATAGAAAGAATGGGCTCTGGAATAGGCTTTGGTATCGAGAGGATGGGTGCTGCCATCGACCGCGTTGGCACCACGATGGACAGGATGGGATCAGGTGTAGAACGTATGGGTTCTGGCATGGATAGAATGGGCATAGGCATGGAGCGTATGGTCCCTGCTGGAATGGGAACTGGAATGGGGCAGGTGATCGAGAGAATGCCAGCTGGTTTGGATCGCATAGGTGCCACTCCCATGGAAAGAATAGGAATAGATCGTATGGGTGCTGCTAGCATGGAGAGAATGGGCTTGGAGCGCATTGGAGCCACTAATATGGAAAGAATGGGTCCTGCTATGGGGCAGGGCATGGGAGCAGGCATAGATCGAATGGGACTTGCAATGGGAAGCAATTTTGAAAGAACAATGGACATGGAACGTGGAAACTTTGCAGGCAATTTTGCAGGCTCCCTTGGAGGAACtggaggacctgcagctggggtggCCAGAAAAGCCTGTCAGATATTTGTGAGAAAT CTGCCTTTTGATTTTACATGGAAAATGCTGAAAGATAAATTTAATGAATGTG gtcATGTGCTGTATGCTGATATCAAGATGGAGAATGGGAAGTCTAAAGGATGTGGTGTGGTTAGATTTGAGTCCCCAGAAGTAGCTGAGCGGGCCTGCCGTATGATGAATGGGATACAGCTCCGTGGGAGGGAGATTGACGTGCGAATTGATAGAAATGCTTAA